From a single Adhaeribacter swui genomic region:
- the infC gene encoding translation initiation factor IF-3: MNPTNKRPAPRQVVEEPYKINNRILAREVRLVGENVQPGVYSLSEAQAIAREQNLDLVEISPKAEPPVCRIVDYSKFKYDIKKKQRELKAKTQKVVQKEIRFGPNTDDHDFEFKVKHAKAFLESGAKVKAYVHFVGRTIVFKERGELLLLKFAQALEEVAKVEQMPKLEGKRMFLFLAPKPKK, from the coding sequence ATTAATCCTACAAACAAACGCCCCGCACCCAGACAGGTAGTCGAGGAGCCATATAAGATAAATAACCGAATTCTGGCCCGGGAAGTACGGCTGGTTGGTGAAAATGTCCAGCCAGGTGTGTATTCCCTTTCTGAAGCCCAGGCGATTGCCCGTGAGCAAAACCTGGATTTAGTAGAAATTTCGCCAAAAGCTGAACCACCGGTTTGTCGTATTGTAGATTATTCTAAGTTTAAGTACGACATCAAGAAAAAACAGCGTGAGCTAAAAGCTAAAACGCAGAAAGTTGTTCAGAAAGAAATTCGTTTTGGTCCTAATACCGATGACCATGACTTTGAATTTAAAGTAAAACACGCTAAAGCCTTTTTAGAAAGTGGGGCTAAAGTAAAAGCATACGTTCATTTCGTTGGCCGGACCATTGTGTTTAAAGAACGGGGTGAATTACTTTTACTAAAGTTTGCCCAAGCCTTGGAGGAGGTAGCAAAAGTAGAACAGATGCCTAAATTAGAAGGTAAACGAATGTTCTTATTTTTAGCGCCAAAACCAAAAAAATAG
- the rpmI gene encoding 50S ribosomal protein L35: MPKVKTKSGAKKRFSLTGTGKIKRKHAFKSHILTKKTTKQKRSLTHVGLVSDADMGRVKAMLNL; the protein is encoded by the coding sequence ATGCCTAAAGTAAAAACTAAATCTGGTGCAAAAAAGAGGTTTTCTCTTACCGGTACTGGCAAAATAAAGCGCAAACACGCCTTCAAAAGCCATATCTTAACTAAGAAAACCACCAAGCAAAAGAGAAGCTTAACACATGTTGGTTTGGTAAGTGATGCCGACATGGGCCGTGTTAAAGCCATGCTTAACCTTTAA
- the rplT gene encoding 50S ribosomal protein L20, with protein MPRSVNVVAARQKRKRIMKLAKGYFGRRKNVWTVAKNAVEKGLLYAYRDRKAKKRDFRSLWIQRINAGVREYGLSYSQFMGGLKKANINLNRKVLADLAMNHPDAFKGIVEKVK; from the coding sequence ATGCCAAGATCAGTAAATGTCGTAGCCGCCCGACAAAAAAGAAAGCGGATCATGAAATTAGCTAAAGGTTATTTTGGACGTCGTAAAAACGTTTGGACCGTTGCTAAAAATGCCGTAGAAAAAGGTTTATTATACGCTTACCGCGATAGAAAAGCTAAGAAAAGAGATTTCCGGAGCTTATGGATTCAGCGGATTAACGCGGGGGTTCGGGAATATGGTTTATCTTACTCTCAATTTATGGGCGGTCTTAAAAAAGCTAACATTAACTTAAACCGTAAGGTATTAGCCGATTTAGCCATGAACCATCCGGATGCTTTTAAAGGCATCGTAGAAAAAGTTAAATAA
- a CDS encoding START-like domain-containing protein — MSKFKFTSEFPINASARMIYPYLSTASGLAQWFCHDVRLNEDKVFNFIWDNQNHYAEMNSHRTNKSVRFVFLNDQMLHEPDPNYMDFCIETSELTQEQYLRVIDYSEETDKEELDEMWYGLIQGLRDIIGG, encoded by the coding sequence ATGAGTAAATTTAAATTTACGAGTGAATTCCCAATAAATGCTTCAGCCCGGATGATTTATCCGTATCTGAGTACAGCATCTGGCCTGGCGCAATGGTTTTGCCACGACGTCCGGTTAAATGAAGACAAAGTTTTTAATTTCATCTGGGATAATCAGAATCATTATGCCGAAATGAATAGCCATCGCACCAATAAATCTGTGCGATTTGTTTTTTTAAACGACCAGATGTTACACGAACCCGATCCGAACTACATGGATTTTTGCATTGAAACCAGTGAATTAACCCAGGAGCAATACTTACGCGTAATAGATTATTCCGAAGAAACAGATAAAGAAGAACTAGACGAAATGTGGTATGGTTTAATTCAAGGATTGCGCGATATTATTGGCGGCTAA
- a CDS encoding LptF/LptG family permease: protein MKKLDKLILRSFIGPFLLTFAVVEFILLTQYMLKYLDDLVGKDLGFLVIAQLLMYFSLNMAPVALPLAVLISSLMTYGNLGEHNELTAIKTSGISLLRILRPVFIFAIFLSIGAFYFNNKVVPKANLKAYSLLWDIRQKKPSLDIRENIFYNGIPGYSIKVTEKLGDDGDILKGVMIYDHTSGRGNTTVIIADSGRMYTKFNDQYLAFDLFNGKIYAEEASNSNSNGQAGFVRQKFTSQKMLFNLSSFNLDRTREDLFKGSRMMLNIDELHHVTDSLKNQLGQERRLITPNLVPYYTYFKADSAKRMETPKITAVSKKTISEPNANIVALAANKARNIKSFTTAYTEKMKGTYRESNNYQIEIFRKFTQSAACVIMFLIGAPLGAIIKKGGLGMPVLISILFFIIFYVLTILGEKWGREGIVVVGAGMWAANLILLPIGLFFLYQARNDSSLLEIDFWRRITLLLKRNKL from the coding sequence ATGAAAAAGTTAGATAAACTTATATTACGCTCTTTTATTGGTCCTTTCTTGTTAACATTTGCGGTAGTCGAATTTATTCTGCTCACGCAATACATGCTTAAATACCTCGATGATTTAGTAGGTAAAGACTTAGGCTTTCTGGTAATTGCCCAGCTTTTAATGTATTTTAGTTTAAACATGGCGCCGGTAGCGCTGCCTTTAGCGGTGCTTATATCATCGCTGATGACGTACGGGAACTTAGGTGAGCACAACGAACTAACTGCCATTAAAACTTCCGGCATTTCTCTCTTACGTATTCTGCGACCTGTATTTATATTTGCGATATTCCTGAGTATCGGAGCTTTTTATTTTAACAACAAAGTAGTGCCTAAAGCTAATTTAAAAGCTTACAGCTTACTTTGGGATATCCGGCAAAAAAAACCTTCTCTAGATATCCGGGAAAATATTTTTTACAACGGTATACCCGGTTACAGCATTAAAGTAACTGAAAAATTAGGCGATGACGGCGACATCTTAAAAGGAGTGATGATTTATGATCATACGAGCGGTCGGGGCAACACCACGGTTATTATTGCTGATTCTGGGCGGATGTATACCAAGTTTAATGACCAATATTTAGCCTTTGATTTATTTAACGGTAAAATTTACGCCGAAGAAGCTTCAAATTCCAACTCGAACGGCCAGGCCGGATTTGTGCGGCAAAAATTCACCTCGCAAAAAATGCTATTTAACTTATCATCCTTTAACCTGGACCGAACTCGGGAAGATCTTTTTAAAGGCAGTCGGATGATGTTAAATATAGATGAACTGCACCATGTTACCGATTCTTTAAAAAACCAACTGGGGCAGGAACGCAGGCTAATTACACCTAATCTGGTGCCTTATTACACCTACTTTAAAGCCGATTCGGCAAAAAGAATGGAAACTCCCAAAATTACGGCTGTTTCCAAAAAAACTATTTCGGAACCCAATGCCAATATTGTAGCTTTGGCTGCCAATAAAGCCCGTAATATTAAAAGCTTTACTACTGCGTATACCGAAAAAATGAAAGGCACTTACCGGGAAAGTAATAACTACCAAATCGAGATTTTTCGAAAGTTTACCCAGTCGGCCGCTTGTGTAATTATGTTTTTGATAGGAGCCCCCTTGGGAGCTATTATTAAAAAAGGAGGTTTAGGTATGCCGGTGCTTATTTCTATTTTATTTTTTATAATATTTTACGTGCTTACCATTTTGGGAGAAAAATGGGGCCGGGAAGGCATCGTAGTAGTGGGCGCTGGTATGTGGGCAGCCAATTTAATTTTATTGCCCATCGGCTTATTTTTTCTTTACCAGGCGCGTAACGACTCGAGTTTATTGGAAATTGATTTTTGGCGCCGCATTACTTTGCTTTTAAAGCGAAATAAATTATAA
- the rpsO gene encoding 30S ribosomal protein S15 yields the protein MKLTTEAKQEIFEKNSLQKSKTDTGSAESQIALFTHRINHLTEHLKENKKDFSTRLGLLKLVGKRRRLLNYLSNTEIERYRAIISELGIRK from the coding sequence ATGAAATTAACAACCGAAGCGAAACAAGAAATTTTTGAAAAAAACAGCTTACAAAAATCTAAAACCGATACTGGTTCTGCTGAATCTCAAATCGCTCTTTTTACTCACCGGATTAACCACCTGACTGAGCATTTGAAAGAAAATAAAAAAGATTTCTCTACCCGTTTAGGTCTTTTGAAACTGGTAGGAAAAAGAAGAAGATTGCTTAACTACCTTTCAAACACCGAAATTGAAAGATATCGGGCTATTATCAGCGAGTTAGGTATCAGAAAATAA